One window of Quercus robur chromosome 5, dhQueRobu3.1, whole genome shotgun sequence genomic DNA carries:
- the LOC126728226 gene encoding uncharacterized protein LOC126728226: MSIRQREDETLRSYIARFNKEVLSIDEADDKILVAAFTNELRKGKFLFSLYKNDPKTMLDVLYRATKYVNAEDALLAHEEKPKKRERQEEAWQDRGRKMARTGDKRDNRRSKPPTRRFTNFTPLNTPINQVLIQIKDEGALTFPGKLKGDPNKRPRDKYCHFHQDHNHDTSDCYDLKQQIEAFIR; encoded by the coding sequence ATGAGCATTAGGCAACGGGAGGATGAGACGCTGAGGTCTTATATAGCCCGCTTCAACAAGGAAGTACTCTCGATtgacgaagctgacgacaagatcCTCGTAGCAGCCTTTACAAACGAGCTACGAAAGGGTAAGTTTTTATTCTCCTTGTACAAGAATGACCCGAAAACCATGTTGGatgtgctttacagggccaccaagtacgTGAATGCTGAAGATGCGTTGCTGGCCCACGAGGAAAAAcccaagaagagagagaggcaggAGGAAGCCTGGCAGGATAGGGGTAGAAAGATGGCCAGAACAGGAGATAAAAGAGATAATCGACGATCCAAGCCCCCGACAAGGAGGTTCACAAACTTCACCCCCTTGAATACCCCGATTAATCAGGTCCTAATACAGATCAAAGATGAAGGAGCCTTAACATTCCCCGGCAAATTAAAGGGTGATCCCAACAAGAGGCCCAGGGATAAATATTGTCATTTCCACCAAGACCACAATCACGACACGTCTGATTGCTATGACTTGAAGCAGCAAATAGAGGCCTTCATTAGGTAA